From Coffea arabica cultivar ET-39 chromosome 9c, Coffea Arabica ET-39 HiFi, whole genome shotgun sequence, one genomic window encodes:
- the LOC113708542 gene encoding apyrase — MLKQHLIAFVFVSCMPFLQTTYSLSLSGKLSNGVLLSNDASGKYAVIIDAGSTGSRVHVLHFDRNLDLVQIGQDFEFFKAIKPGLSSYADGPEAAAQSLKPLLEKAEAIVPKEFRANTPVKVGATAGLRLLKGDSSEKILQAVRDLLKNESSLKYKAEWVTILEGSQEAAYIWAAINYLLGTAGKKYSETVGTIDLGGGSVQMTYAVSKEVALKASKLSKKETYIQEKNLLGSTYHLYAYSYLNYGLLAARAEILKVSRNSSHPCILYGYHGYYTYGDVAYRASAFPTGPNMKKCRAFVLKALKINAPCKHKKCTFNGVWNGGGGDGQKNLYVASFFYDRASQVGVIKTNVPSATARPLHFLSAAKCACRTKYKDIKSVFPNINESDRPFTCLDLVYEYSLLVNGFGLNPFKKITLVKKIKYKDSLLETAWPLGSAIDAVSSQN, encoded by the exons ATGCTGAAGCAACACCTTATTGCCTTCGTTTTTGTCTCTTGCATGCCATTCCTCCAAACCACTTATTCTTTATCACTCAGCGGTAAGTTGTCCAACGGTGTCCTCCTCAGCAATGATGCTTCAGGGAAGTATGCAGTCATAATTGATGCTGGAAGTACTGGCAGCAGAGTCCACGTCTTGCACTTTGATAGAAACTTGGATTTGGTTCAAATTGGCCAAGATTTTGAGTTTTTTAAAGCG ATAAAACCAGGGCTGAGTTCATATGCAGATGGCCCTGAAGCTGCTGCACAATCTCTTAAGCCCTTGCTTGAAAAAGCTGAAGCAATTGTCCCAAAAGAATTTCGTGCTAATACTCCTGTTAAAGTTGGG GCAACTGCAGGTCTTAGACTGTTGAAAGGTGACTCCTCAGAAAAGATTTTGCAAGCG GTAAGAGATTTGTTGAAGAATGAAAGTTCACTCAAGTACAAGGCAGAGTGGGTGACAATTCTTGAAGGTTCACAGGAAGCTGCCTACATATGG GCTGCCATAAATTATCTGTTGGGAACAGCAGGCAAAAAATACTCAGAAACTGTTGGCACAATTGATCTTGGTGGTGGATCAGTACAGATGACATATGCTGTGTCAAAGGAAGTAGCTCTAAAGGCCTCCAAGCTGTCCAAGAAAGAAACATATATTCAGGAAAAGAATCTTCTCGGAAGTACATATCACCTTTACGCTTACAG TTACCTGAACTATGGTTTACTAGCTGCTCGTGCTGAGATTCTGAAGGTTTCAAGAAACTCGAGTCATCCATGCATACTCTATGGTTACCATG GATACTATACCTACGGAGATGTTGCCTACAGAGCTTCAGCTTTTCCGACTGGTCCAAATATGAAGAAATGCAGGGCATTTGTTCTGAAGGCACTTAAGATCAATGCCCCCTGCAAGCACAAGAAATGCACATTCAACGGTGTCTGGAATGGCGGTGGTGGAGATGGACAGAAGAATCTGTATGTCGCATCATTCTTCTATGACAGGGCTTCTCAG GTTGGTGTTATCAAGACAAATGTACCTTCTGCTACTGCTCGTCCGCTGCATTTCTTGAGTGCAGCCAAGTGTGCTTGCAGGACAAAGTATAAAGATATCAAATCTGTATTTCCAAACATCAATGAAAGTGATAGGCCATTCACATGTTTGGATCTAGTTTATGAGTACTCATTGCTTGTTAATGGATTTG GTCTGAATCCTTTCAAAAAGATTACACTGgtgaaaaaaatcaaatacaaaGATTCCCTTCTTGAAACTGCTTGGCCACTGGGATCTGCCATTGATGCTGTTTCAtcacaaaattga
- the LOC113708540 gene encoding probable inorganic phosphate transporter 1-9, with protein MALKVLSSLDTAKIQYYHFKAIIIAGMGLFTDAYDLFCIPLIMKLIGSVYYAGPARDQQVPALVTSAMGAIALLGTVIGQLVFGRLGDLLGRRKVYVFALLIMVFSSVGCGFSMGRGRTCVLLSLGLFRFSLGIGIGGDYPLSATIMSEFANKRTRGGFIAAVFSMQGFGILASSTVTMVVCAVFNSASGYPKKPSPEMVDLAWRLILMMGAIPAGLTCYWRMMMPETPRYTALVEKNVAQAAKDMRKVLRVPMSPIPEDQEYDEKDPMTPTASANPASSSDYPLLSKEFLARHGRDLFSCALAWFLVDVVFYSNNFFQSQIYGPQYLPLHNKNAYEEAFHVAKLQAILAICSAIPGYFAAVFFIDRIGRVRIQIGGFFFMAIVLFAIGIPYYSYWDRHAKAGFMFLYALTFFFSNFGPNTTTFIVPAELFPARFRSTCHGISGAAGKLGAIVGVVAFQWASPDNYHQQGIRMTVPLVLLGLASLVGCVTTYLFTRETMGRSLEENENEDQATSESGTGWGLVRHFSFTRCSLPKLCANNEVADG; from the exons ATGGCGTTGAAAGTCCTGTCGTCCCTAGACACCGCAAAAATACAGTACTACCACTTCAAAGCCATCATCATAGCCGGCATGGGTCTGTTCACCGACGCTTACGACCTCTTTTGCATCCCTCTCATCATGAAGCTCATTGGTAGCGTCTATTATGCCGGCCCTGCACGCGACCAACAAGTTCCTGCCCTGGTCACATCGGCCATGGGTGCCATCGCTCTCTTAGGCACCGTCATCGGACAGCTTGTCTTCGGCCGCCTCGGCGACCTCCTGGGCCGCCGTAAAGTCTACGTCTTTGCGCTCCTGATCATGGTTTTTAGCTCGGTGGGGTGCGGATTCTCCATGGGCAGAGGACGGACGTGCGTGCTGCTCAGCCTTGGGCTGTTCAGGTTTTCATTGGGCATTGGGATCGGAGGGGATTACCCCCTGTCGGCGACCATCATGTCGGAGTTCGCCAATAAGAGAACGCGGGGGGGTTTCATAGCGGCTGTTTTCTCCATGCAGGGTTTTGGGATCTTAGCAAGCTCCACCGTCACCATGGTGGTGTGTGCCGTATTCAACAGTGCGTCGGGTTACCCGAAGAAACCAAGTCCGGAAATGGTGGATTTGGCCTGGAGGCTTATACTGATGATGGGTGCAATACCGGCGGGGCTCACCTGTTACTGGCGTATGATGATGCCGGAGACTCCCAG GTACACGGCTTTGGTAGAGAAAAATGTGGCGCAAGCAGCTAAGGACATGAGGAAAGTTCTGCGTGTTCCGATGAGCCCGATACCGGAGGACCAAGAATATGATGAGAAGGATCCAATGACTCCAACTGCTAGTGCTAATCCTGCCTCCAGCTCTGATTATCCTCTCTTGTCCAAAGAATTCCTGGCTCGACACGGCCGTGATCTCTTTTCTTGTGCGCTTGCATGGTTTCTTGTAGACGTCGTCTTCTACAGCAATAACTTTTTCCAGTCCCAGATATACGGCCCACAATATCTTCCCCTTCATAATAAAAATGCTTACGAGGAGGCCTTTCATGTGGCAAAACTCCAAGCCATCCTTGCAATTTGCTCCGCCATCCCTGGCTATTTTGCCGCCGTCTTCTTCATTGATCGCATTGGGAGAGTCAGAATCCAAATAGGAGGATTCTTCTTCATGGCCATTGTATTATTTGCGATTGGGATCCCATATTACTCGTACTGGGATCGCCATGCCAAAGCGGGTTTCATGTTCTTGTACGCTCTCACTTTCTTCTTCTCCAATTTTGGACCCAATACCACTACTTTCATAGTCCCAGCGGAGCTATTCCCGGCTAGGTTCAGATCAACGTGCCACGGCATCTCGGGAGCTGCCGGAAAACTGGGCGCTATCGTTGGGGTGGTGGCATTTCAGTGGGCTTCTCCTGATAATTACCACCAGCAAGGAATCAGAATGACAGTGCCGCTAGTGCTCCTAGGTCTAGCATCCTTGGTGGGATGCGTCACGACGTATCTTTTTACGCGTGAAACGATGGGGAGATCACTGGAGGAGAATGAGAACGAAGACCAAGCTACTAGTGAGAGTGGTACTGGTTGGGGTTTGGTGAGGCATTTTAGCTTCACAAGATGTTCGCTGCCAAAGTTATGTGCCAATAATGAAGTTGCAGATGGCTAA
- the LOC113708541 gene encoding apyrase, with translation MGNKRQQRAFIPLFFICYILFFVLVRPAEGKKQSQALNRKFSLNGFLNLVLGEGSEQYVVIFDAGSTGSRVHVYRFDSDMNLLKIGDDFEYFEKTTPGLSSYADDPTAAAQSLKTLLENAEAIVPEELRANTPVLVGATAGLRQLNGDAAENILEAVRDLLKNESSFKYKAEWVTILDGSQEAAYAWAAINYLLGSIGKNYSETVGSVDLGGGSVEMTYAVSETTAAQASNISNNGEPYIHENNFLGTTYYLYAYSYLNYGLLAARAEILKLSRNSSNPCILYGYDGYYTYEDVVYRASALPTGPNIKQCWGFVKKALNISAPCQHKNCTFNGVWNGGGGDGQKNLYVASFFYDIGSEVGIFEPNAPSATVRPADYLSVANRACATKYEDIQSVFPNIYEADKPVICMDLIYMYTLLVNGLGVNPFKKITVVQSIEYKDSLVDATWSLGSAINAVSSLYEAKDENRVKDLMFLAHV, from the exons ATGGGAAATAAGCGGCAACAGCGAGCGTTcattcctctctttttcatttGCTACATTCTCTTCTTCGTCCTGGTTCGCCCTGCGGAAGGGAAAAAACAATCTCAAGCTCTCAACCgcaaattttctttgaatgGGTTCCTAAACCTTGTTCTTGGCGAGGGCTCTGAGCAGTATGTTGTCATCTTTGATGCTGGAAGTACTGGTAGCAGAGTTCATGTCTATCGATTTGATTCAGACATGAATCTCCTAAAGATTGGTGACGACTTTGAGTATTTTGAGAAG ACAACACCAGGGCTGAGTTCTTATGCAGATGACCCTACAGCTGCTGCACAATCTCTAAAGACCCTGCTTGAGAATGCTGAAGCAATTGTTCCAGAAGAGCTTCGGGCTAATACTCCTGTTTTAGTTGGG GCAACTGCAGGTCTTAGACAGCTAAATGGTGACGCAgcagaaaatattttggaagcG GTGAGAGATTTGTTAAAAAATGAAAGCTCGTTCAAGTACAAGGCAGAGTGGGTGACCATTCTTGATGGTTCTCAGGAAGCTGCGTACGCATGG GCTGCCATAAATTATCTGTTGGGATCAATAGGCAAAAATTACTCGGAAACTGTTGGTTCAGTTGATCTCGGAGGTGGATCGGTAGAAATGACATATGCTGTGTCAGAGACAACTGCTGCTCAGGCCTCCAATATATCAAATAATGGAGAACCATATATTCATGAAAATAATTTTCTGGGAACAACATATTACCTTTATGCCTACAG TTACTTGAACTATGGTTTACTCGCTGCTCGTGCTGAGATTCTGAAgctttcaagaaattcaagcaACCCATGCATTCTCTACGGTTACGATG GATACTATACATATGAGGATGTTGTTTATAGAGCATCAGCTCTTCCTACTGGTCCTAACATCAAGCAATGCTGGGGATTTGTTAAGAAGGCACTGAATATCAGTGCCCCTTGCCAGCACAAAAACTGTACATTCAACGGTGTCTGGAATGGCGGTGGCGGGGATGGACAGAAGAATCTGTATGTCGCCTCATTTTTCTATGACATTGGTTCTGAG GTTGGTATTTTTGAGCCAAATGCACCTTCTGCTACTGTTCGTCCGGCGGATTACCTGTCTGTAGCTAATCGTGCTTGCGCAACAAAATATGAAGATATTCAATCCGTTTTTCCTAACATCTATGAAGCAGATAAGCCGGTGATATGTATGGATCTCATTTATATGTACACACTGCTTGTTAATGGACTTG GTGTGAATCCTTTCAAAAAGATTACAGTGGTTCAAAGCATCGAATACAAAGATTCCCTTGTTGATGCTACTTGGTCATTAGGGTCTGCTATTAATGCTGTTTCGTCACTATATGAAGCAAAAGATGAGAACCGTGTTAAAGATTTGATGTTCTTGGCCCATGTCTGA